The following are from one region of the Paenibacillus protaetiae genome:
- a CDS encoding protein-glutamate methylesterase/protein-glutamine glutaminase produces the protein MEPYRILVVDDSPFMRAIFSDLIMQHSDFTIIGTAANGEEGVEAVKQLQPDAVTLDLEMPQMNGLEALQTIMKETPTPVVMLSGISEQNTKETIKALQYGAIDFIRKPTASDDIKQVGELLIEKLKIAVMTKKVKSFKTEWKAAEPEQTLKTAASIIADPPSFPYREQNHNAAEPSGQPAPAKKSKAANAAKTYANSPFSLNTAKPKPGGSKQNSSRKPEHRQTPAGSAGRFIHTNEDSTAQGADKLNKPTVFRHVVAIGTSTGGPRALHEVISGLPADLPAPVLVVQHMPPKFTKSLAQRLDSFSQLEVVEAAQGERVRAGVVYIAPGGSHMELAQDRSGYCIKLTEQPPRNGHRPSVDVLFESLVPYRELDRHAVIMTGMGSDGAKGMAALAESGAVSAIAEAEETCIVYGMPRCAIENGSAKTVLPLQQIASNLVSSVTQ, from the coding sequence ATGGAGCCGTATCGCATACTTGTCGTGGACGATTCGCCGTTTATGCGCGCAATTTTCAGCGATTTGATCATGCAGCATTCCGATTTTACGATTATCGGGACCGCAGCTAACGGAGAAGAAGGGGTTGAAGCGGTTAAACAGCTGCAGCCTGATGCGGTCACGCTTGATCTGGAGATGCCTCAGATGAACGGGCTCGAAGCGCTTCAAACGATTATGAAGGAAACGCCGACCCCTGTCGTTATGCTGTCCGGCATCAGCGAACAAAACACCAAAGAGACGATTAAGGCGCTTCAATACGGAGCGATCGATTTTATCCGCAAGCCAACCGCATCCGATGATATAAAGCAGGTTGGCGAGCTGCTGATCGAGAAGCTGAAAATTGCCGTAATGACCAAAAAGGTAAAGTCGTTTAAGACGGAATGGAAGGCAGCCGAACCGGAACAAACGCTAAAAACAGCCGCTTCGATAATCGCTGACCCGCCGTCATTCCCGTATCGGGAGCAAAATCATAACGCTGCTGAACCATCCGGGCAGCCGGCACCAGCCAAAAAGTCAAAAGCTGCAAATGCCGCGAAAACATACGCGAATTCGCCGTTTTCGCTGAATACAGCTAAACCCAAGCCTGGCGGAAGCAAGCAGAACAGCAGCAGAAAGCCGGAACACCGGCAAACGCCAGCCGGAAGCGCCGGACGTTTTATACATACGAATGAGGATTCAACGGCGCAAGGAGCCGATAAATTAAATAAACCGACGGTCTTCCGCCATGTGGTTGCCATTGGCACCTCAACCGGAGGGCCAAGGGCTTTGCATGAAGTGATCAGCGGACTGCCGGCCGATTTGCCCGCACCTGTTCTTGTCGTCCAGCATATGCCTCCGAAATTTACGAAGTCGCTGGCGCAAAGGCTGGACAGCTTCAGCCAATTAGAAGTAGTGGAGGCTGCGCAAGGGGAACGGGTTCGAGCGGGTGTCGTCTATATCGCGCCAGGCGGCAGCCATATGGAGCTGGCACAGGATCGCAGCGGCTACTGCATCAAGCTTACGGAGCAGCCGCCGCGAAACGGTCACCGTCCCTCCGTGGATGTGCTGTTTGAATCGCTTGTTCCCTACCGCGAGCTCGATCGGCATGCGGTCATTATGACGGGAATGGGCAGCGACGGGGCAAAGGGGATGGCGGCGCTGGCCGAAAGCGGCGCGGTATCCGCGATCGCTGAAGCGGAAGAAACCTGT